Proteins from a single region of Candidatus Puniceispirillum marinum IMCC1322:
- a CDS encoding alpha-hydroxy acid oxidase: MDLMNRYPRLSDLRPVASRRIPKFVFAYLDSGTGHDTTRDENRAFLDSIQLTPQFLRGRIDADISTTLFGKTYKAPFGVAPIGLASLIWPGAEQILGAAAKRNGFPYALSTVASDSVERVSEVADDMTWFQLYAPRNRELMKDLLSRARACGVKNIVLTADVPSPSRRERMRIAGAPLGSRGNSSFSPQVVWQSMMRPEWAIRTLLNGGARFRNMEPYAKNDGAMGITKFIGEQLNGSLDWDYLADIRAEWEGKLILKGILHGQDAARAVKMGVDALVISNHGGRQLDAAPQPLAQLAGIRAVVGDDIPLIVDSGIQSGLDVVRALAMGADFVMIGRAFMYAVAALGKKGGDHAADILLEEVRDVMAQLGLQTIADVKSLNLS; this comes from the coding sequence ATGGACTTAATGAATCGCTATCCACGGTTAAGCGATCTGCGCCCAGTCGCATCGCGCCGTATTCCCAAATTTGTTTTTGCCTATCTGGACTCAGGAACAGGGCATGATACGACGCGCGATGAAAACCGTGCCTTTCTCGATTCTATTCAGCTCACACCTCAATTTTTGCGTGGCCGGATTGATGCTGATATCAGCACTACATTATTTGGCAAAACCTATAAGGCGCCGTTTGGTGTGGCACCAATTGGCCTTGCCTCGCTGATCTGGCCAGGTGCTGAACAGATCTTGGGCGCGGCGGCAAAGCGCAACGGCTTTCCATATGCGCTTAGCACTGTCGCCAGCGACTCGGTTGAGCGTGTGAGTGAAGTAGCTGACGATATGACATGGTTTCAACTCTATGCCCCGCGCAATCGTGAATTGATGAAAGATCTTCTGAGCCGGGCTCGTGCTTGCGGTGTTAAGAATATTGTTTTGACTGCCGATGTGCCTTCACCAAGCCGCCGTGAGCGTATGCGGATTGCTGGTGCGCCGCTGGGTAGTCGCGGTAATTCGAGTTTTAGCCCACAGGTTGTGTGGCAAAGCATGATGCGTCCCGAATGGGCAATTCGTACTTTGCTAAATGGCGGCGCGCGGTTCCGCAATATGGAACCTTATGCCAAGAATGATGGCGCCATGGGAATAACCAAATTTATTGGCGAACAGCTAAACGGGTCGCTTGATTGGGATTATCTGGCAGATATTCGCGCCGAATGGGAAGGCAAGCTTATTCTAAAAGGTATTTTGCATGGTCAGGATGCGGCACGCGCTGTGAAAATGGGTGTCGATGCGCTTGTTATTTCAAATCATGGTGGCAGACAACTTGATGCAGCACCACAGCCTCTTGCCCAACTTGCCGGCATTCGTGCCGTTGTTGGCGATGATATACCGTTGATTGTTGACAGCGGCATTCAATCAGGTCTTGACGTTGTTCGCGCGCTGGCAATGGGCGCAGATTTTGTAATGATTGGTCGTGCCTTTATGTATGCAGTAGCCGCTTTAGGTAAAAAAGGTGGTGATCATGCCGCAGATATTTTGCTTGAAGAAGTGCGTGATGTCATGGCGCAGCTTGGATTGCAAACCATTGCTGACGTCAAATCTCTAAATCTTTCCTAA
- a CDS encoding c-type cytochrome yields the protein MRLKKVLFQLVLTISLCSFGTSAIADDVANGEKVFKRCKACHYADKEKNKTGPHLVNIIGRKAGSIEGYKYSKAMRESGLIWDEATLTAYLKAPKKFLKGTKMVFAGLKKESDIQNVIAYLKTQK from the coding sequence ATGCGGTTAAAGAAAGTTTTGTTTCAACTGGTATTAACTATTTCGCTCTGTTCTTTCGGGACATCAGCAATAGCTGATGATGTTGCCAATGGAGAAAAAGTGTTTAAGCGCTGCAAGGCCTGCCACTATGCCGATAAAGAAAAGAATAAGACAGGCCCGCATCTTGTCAATATCATTGGGCGTAAAGCCGGTTCGATAGAGGGGTATAAATATTCAAAGGCGATGCGTGAGTCCGGACTTATCTGGGATGAGGCCACTTTAACGGCCTATTTAAAGGCACCTAAAAAATTCCTTAAAGGCACTAAAATGGTGTTTGCAGGTCTGAAGAAGGAGTCAGACATTCAAAATGTGATCGCATATTTGAAAACCCAAAAATAA
- the ccmE gene encoding cytochrome c maturation protein CcmE: MVPKRRRLIIIASYAALLGVVVTLTLTALQDNIVFFYTPKEIAETNLGRDQQLRLGGMVKNGSLDIVGLDSKFVVTDGEYDIAVTYGNALPSLFREGQGVVAEGRIIDGVFMADNVLAKHDENYMPADVAEKLKEQGVWQGSEMETGDAQ, from the coding sequence ATGGTACCAAAGCGCAGAAGATTGATAATTATTGCGTCATACGCCGCTTTGCTAGGGGTTGTTGTCACACTTACGCTGACAGCATTGCAAGATAATATCGTTTTTTTCTACACACCCAAAGAGATTGCTGAAACCAATCTTGGCCGTGACCAGCAATTGCGGCTTGGCGGCATGGTGAAAAACGGCAGTCTCGATATTGTAGGTCTAGACTCAAAATTTGTTGTCACCGACGGGGAATATGACATAGCTGTCACATATGGTAATGCGTTGCCCAGCTTGTTTCGCGAAGGCCAAGGCGTTGTAGCCGAAGGACGCATTATTGATGGGGTTTTTATGGCCGATAATGTTCTTGCTAAACATGATGAAAACTACATGCCTGCCGATGTTGCCGAAAAATTGAAAGAACAGGGTGTCTGGCAAGGTAGCGAAATGGAAACAGGTGACGCACAATGA
- a CDS encoding heme lyase CcmF/NrfE family subunit, which translates to MIAEAGHLFLIIAFALSVLQIFVPTYGIVSHNPKMVTATSTITLISCGFVMAAFLALMYGFITSDFSIALVAEHSHSSKPMIYKISGLWGNHEGSLLLWILILCLFAAALAAGFTSMPAILKARILGVQGVIATAFIAFSLFTSNPFARLSPPPFDGRGLNPVLQDPGLAMHPPMLYIGYVGLSLAFAFAVAGLIEGHIDTLWARWVRPFILAAWCALTLGIGLGSWWAYYELGWGGWWFWDPVENASLMPWLVATALLHSVLVLERRGALKSWTILLAILAFSLSLLGTFIVRSGILVSVHSFASDPSRGVFILAILMVAIGIPLALFAWRGPRLASSGDFAIISREGMLIVNNLLLVSSTVVVLTGTLYPLAYELANGGKISVGPPYFNATFNPLLALMAIGMAIGPLFAWRKQSLGRLSKIFTIMALAVLIAMITYVFALQPAGVTAIAAAGIIIWLVAGIIAEIAVRVQLFKVPLAHSWRRFTGLPVATHAVTLAHFGFALFLFGAVSDSYHRSETITRATANSMIELPDTVMGQGRYFEFAGVEAREGANYVTQTALLHLYDKHASKLDTLTPEIRRFPVEQQTTSEAAIRSRLSGDLYAVLGDGNETIGWTLRIYQNPFIGFIWIGAIVMALGGGLAMLGGRRLETKNGSAS; encoded by the coding sequence ATGATTGCTGAAGCTGGTCATCTATTTCTGATTATCGCGTTTGCGCTGTCGGTTTTGCAAATCTTTGTGCCTACCTATGGGATCGTCAGTCATAATCCTAAAATGGTTACCGCAACCTCGACGATCACACTTATATCTTGTGGTTTCGTAATGGCTGCTTTTCTGGCGCTTATGTATGGGTTTATTACATCAGATTTTTCAATCGCGTTGGTCGCTGAACATTCACATTCGTCAAAGCCAATGATCTATAAAATATCAGGCTTATGGGGTAATCATGAGGGTTCATTGCTATTATGGATTCTGATCCTGTGCTTATTTGCCGCCGCTTTGGCCGCAGGCTTCACATCAATGCCAGCAATATTGAAAGCCCGCATTCTGGGCGTGCAAGGTGTGATCGCCACCGCCTTTATCGCCTTTAGCCTGTTCACCTCAAACCCCTTTGCGCGGCTTTCACCCCCTCCCTTTGACGGACGTGGTCTCAACCCTGTCTTACAGGATCCCGGCCTCGCGATGCATCCGCCAATGCTATATATTGGTTATGTGGGATTGTCATTGGCCTTTGCCTTTGCTGTCGCCGGATTGATCGAAGGGCATATTGACACATTATGGGCACGATGGGTGCGCCCCTTTATTCTGGCCGCATGGTGCGCATTAACGCTAGGCATCGGGCTAGGCAGTTGGTGGGCTTATTACGAGCTTGGCTGGGGCGGTTGGTGGTTCTGGGATCCGGTAGAAAACGCCTCGTTAATGCCATGGCTTGTTGCAACAGCTTTGCTTCATTCAGTCCTGGTGCTTGAACGGCGCGGCGCGCTAAAAAGCTGGACTATTTTGCTAGCTATTTTGGCTTTTTCATTGTCACTGCTGGGCACATTTATTGTTCGCTCAGGCATTCTGGTATCAGTGCATAGTTTTGCCAGCGATCCCTCGCGTGGCGTGTTCATTCTAGCCATTTTGATGGTGGCTATAGGTATTCCACTAGCGTTATTTGCATGGCGCGGCCCAAGACTAGCTAGCTCTGGTGACTTTGCCATCATCAGCCGTGAGGGCATGCTGATAGTGAATAACCTGTTGCTGGTGTCATCAACAGTTGTTGTTCTGACAGGCACATTATATCCGCTAGCTTACGAGCTTGCCAATGGTGGCAAAATTTCAGTCGGGCCACCTTATTTCAACGCAACATTCAATCCGCTACTGGCACTCATGGCAATCGGCATGGCCATAGGGCCACTGTTTGCCTGGCGCAAGCAGTCATTGGGTCGGCTATCGAAAATATTCACGATCATGGCATTAGCCGTTTTGATTGCAATGATCACCTATGTCTTTGCCCTGCAACCGGCTGGCGTTACCGCTATTGCAGCGGCGGGCATCATTATCTGGCTGGTCGCTGGTATCATTGCCGAAATAGCTGTTCGCGTTCAGCTTTTCAAAGTACCGCTTGCCCATAGCTGGCGACGTTTCACAGGTTTGCCCGTTGCTACACATGCTGTCACTCTAGCGCATTTTGGCTTCGCTTTATTCCTGTTTGGTGCGGTATCTGACAGCTATCATCGAAGTGAGACTATCACCCGCGCCACAGCCAACAGCATGATTGAATTACCCGATACTGTTATGGGACAAGGCCGCTATTTTGAATTTGCAGGCGTCGAGGCACGCGAAGGTGCCAATTATGTCACCCAGACAGCCCTGCTTCATCTGTATGATAAGCACGCGTCAAAACTTGATACTTTAACGCCTGAAATACGTCGCTTTCCTGTCGAACAGCAAACCACCTCTGAAGCTGCCATAAGAAGCCGTCTTTCAGGTGATCTATATGCCGTACTTGGCGATGGTAACGAAACGATTGGCTGGACTTTGCGCATCTATCAAAACCCCTTCATCGGATTTATATGGATCGGCGCGATTGTCATGGCGCTTGGTGGTGGGCTGGCTATGCTTGGTGGCCGTCGCCTCGAAACCAAAAATGGCAGTGCATCATGA
- a CDS encoding DsbE family thiol:disulfide interchange protein, which translates to MNRATFIIPLFGFLLVALIAGWTLLGMLDGQRSDNQLPSALLNKPAPTTILPDMAGNKTDLGQFKGQPVLVNYFASWCAPCRAEAPALGLLSKRIDIVGIAYKDRLEDTNKFLAEYGNPFRAILVDKDGMTAISWGVYGVPETFILDANGTVLFRHAGPVTRTVLEQDIEPILESLGL; encoded by the coding sequence ATGAACAGGGCAACCTTCATCATCCCCTTATTTGGGTTTTTGCTGGTCGCGCTGATCGCTGGCTGGACATTATTGGGTATGCTTGACGGACAGCGTTCGGATAACCAACTACCCTCAGCCTTGCTCAACAAACCGGCGCCCACAACTATTCTGCCCGATATGGCTGGCAACAAAACCGACCTTGGCCAATTTAAGGGTCAGCCAGTTTTGGTAAATTATTTTGCGTCTTGGTGCGCGCCCTGCCGCGCCGAGGCACCAGCCCTTGGGCTTTTATCAAAGCGTATTGATATTGTCGGCATCGCCTATAAAGACCGTCTTGAAGATACAAATAAGTTTCTGGCTGAATACGGAAACCCCTTTCGTGCCATTTTAGTTGATAAAGATGGCATGACCGCGATCAGTTGGGGTGTTTATGGTGTGCCCGAAACCTTTATTCTTGATGCAAACGGCACCGTATTATTTCGCCATGCAGGCCCCGTTACCCGTACGGTTCTGGAACAGGATATTGAGCCAATTCTGGAAAGTCTGGGGCTATGA
- a CDS encoding cytochrome c-type biogenesis protein CcmH, giving the protein MIRQWLAQLRFIKLALIGVLLMGALVMPIGPYQQQALAITAEERLDDPAMEMRARDIGRELRCLVCQNQSIDDSDAELAVDLRKLVRQRLVAGDTDAEVIAFIRERYGDFVLFKPPVSSSTWLLWGAPIIALGLGVLIIFTARRKTKPETKVTASADKTERAQNPDARISGRFDPAIFIMGAGAIALVLGIYAIIGRPDLPDQPLAARQADIAKERDNLKQMRTASIDALQKAQEATAANPDDIANWLDLADKASMLNDYETELFALGMALEIAPNSTPLMAIQAEAMVRAAEGQVTLPVRERLAAILERDPMQPRALFLTGLAAYQDGRKGLALNIWKQLLESLPKDAPVIPMLEAQIAAIKAEM; this is encoded by the coding sequence ATGATACGCCAATGGCTCGCGCAACTGCGTTTTATCAAATTGGCGCTGATTGGCGTGCTTTTGATGGGCGCTCTTGTTATGCCGATTGGCCCATATCAACAGCAGGCCTTGGCGATCACTGCCGAAGAAAGGCTGGATGATCCAGCGATGGAAATGCGCGCTCGTGATATCGGGCGTGAATTACGATGTCTTGTGTGCCAGAACCAGTCAATCGATGATTCTGACGCGGAACTGGCGGTTGATCTGCGCAAACTTGTCCGCCAACGTCTTGTCGCCGGGGATACGGATGCTGAAGTCATTGCGTTTATACGTGAACGTTATGGTGATTTTGTCTTGTTCAAACCGCCTGTATCTTCATCTACATGGCTTTTATGGGGCGCCCCTATCATTGCGCTTGGCCTAGGTGTGCTGATTATCTTTACAGCACGGCGCAAAACCAAGCCCGAAACAAAGGTAACTGCTTCGGCAGATAAAACCGAGAGAGCGCAAAACCCTGACGCCAGGATATCCGGACGGTTTGATCCGGCGATATTCATCATGGGCGCCGGTGCCATTGCGCTTGTTCTCGGCATTTACGCCATAATAGGGCGACCTGATCTGCCTGATCAGCCGCTGGCCGCACGGCAAGCAGATATTGCAAAGGAACGTGACAACCTCAAGCAAATGCGTACTGCCAGCATTGATGCGTTGCAAAAGGCGCAAGAGGCAACAGCGGCCAACCCTGATGACATAGCTAACTGGCTGGATCTGGCTGACAAGGCGAGCATGCTAAATGATTATGAAACGGAATTATTTGCCCTTGGCATGGCACTTGAAATAGCACCAAACTCTACGCCGCTTATGGCCATTCAAGCCGAAGCCATGGTGCGCGCTGCAGAAGGTCAGGTTACATTGCCTGTGCGAGAACGTCTGGCCGCCATTCTGGAACGTGACCCAATGCAACCAAGGGCGTTGTTTTTGACGGGTCTTGCCGCCTATCAGGATGGCCGAAAAGGTCTCGCCCTCAATATATGGAAACAGCTTCTTGAAAGCTTGCCCAAAGATGCACCTGTAATACCAATGCTAGAAGCGCAGATAGCTGCCATCAAAGCCGAAATGTAA
- a CDS encoding DMT family transporter has protein sequence MFDMWQDSFNKPVIVLALFAFGMGVIPINDALIKLMSVYLSLGQIMFVRAIFSIILVMLVSRGISKMFKLPAHVFWLFVGRGMCIVVAMISFFAALGSLPLAIAISIFFVSPLFITLLSVPILGETIGIHRAIAVLIGLVGMIVIIQPGGDEFRPETLLVVLSALSYALCQIWTRRLSGMGDLATMVSVQQICYLVVGGLLLIMNIFMQRPDSDNPTIDFLLRAPASLSLMDYLFILICGVSVLLLSVTSAHAYRVLEASVIAPFEYVAIPSGIFWGMLIWDEWPETSAWIGMGLILIGGLYMVYREKARDVDVTLSAPMPAAAAPSQNLDYKDDDSNDIQK, from the coding sequence ATGTTTGATATGTGGCAGGATAGTTTTAATAAGCCCGTTATTGTGCTTGCGCTATTTGCCTTTGGTATGGGTGTTATTCCGATAAATGATGCTCTCATAAAGTTGATGAGCGTTTATCTTTCGCTTGGTCAGATCATGTTCGTGCGGGCGATATTTTCAATTATACTTGTTATGCTTGTCAGTCGTGGCATATCCAAAATGTTTAAGCTACCAGCACATGTGTTCTGGCTGTTTGTGGGACGCGGCATGTGCATTGTGGTGGCGATGATTAGCTTCTTTGCCGCGCTTGGTAGTTTGCCACTGGCCATAGCCATTTCGATATTCTTTGTATCGCCGCTTTTCATCACCTTGCTTTCGGTGCCAATTCTTGGAGAAACCATAGGTATTCATCGTGCTATTGCCGTTTTGATTGGGCTGGTGGGTATGATTGTCATTATTCAGCCTGGTGGTGATGAATTCCGTCCGGAAACATTGCTGGTTGTGCTGTCGGCATTAAGCTATGCACTTTGCCAGATATGGACGCGGCGGCTTAGTGGCATGGGTGATCTGGCCACGATGGTATCAGTCCAGCAAATTTGCTATCTCGTGGTTGGTGGTTTGCTACTGATAATGAATATATTCATGCAGCGTCCGGATAGTGATAATCCAACGATCGATTTTCTGTTGCGTGCGCCAGCGTCGCTGTCCCTGATGGATTATCTGTTTATTCTGATTTGTGGAGTTTCGGTTTTATTGCTGTCTGTAACGTCAGCACATGCCTATCGCGTTTTAGAAGCGTCGGTCATTGCGCCGTTCGAATATGTGGCGATCCCGTCAGGTATTTTCTGGGGCATGTTGATCTGGGATGAATGGCCGGAAACGAGCGCCTGGATCGGGATGGGGCTGATTTTGATAGGTGGCCTTTATATGGTCTATAGGGAAAAGGCGCGTGACGTTGATGTGACATTATCTGCCCCTATGCCAGCCGCAGCGGCGCCATCACAGAATTTAGATTATAAAGATGACGATTCGAACGATATTCAAAAATAG
- a CDS encoding GFA family protein translates to MTILKGSCHCGNIQFEVHTGLRDIVKCNCSLCSRKNALMAQAEPEEFVLVSGEDSLGLYQWNTGVARHYFCKNCGIYTHHWRRSKPCFAYNVACIEGVDKDNITEFTQVDGRSFSVTKED, encoded by the coding sequence ATGACAATTCTCAAAGGTTCATGCCATTGTGGTAACATTCAATTCGAAGTCCATACCGGGCTTCGTGATATTGTAAAATGCAACTGCTCGCTTTGTAGCCGCAAAAATGCGCTTATGGCACAGGCGGAACCCGAGGAATTTGTCCTTGTGTCAGGTGAAGATAGTTTAGGACTATATCAGTGGAATACCGGGGTGGCGCGGCACTATTTCTGCAAGAATTGTGGCATCTATACGCATCACTGGCGGCGAAGCAAACCTTGCTTTGCCTATAACGTTGCCTGTATTGAAGGGGTGGATAAAGATAATATAACTGAATTCACTCAGGTTGATGGGCGAAGCTTCTCCGTCACCAAAGAAGATTAA
- a CDS encoding aldehyde dehydrogenase family protein, with translation MALQKNFIAGEWLEGDSAIENRNPSDLGDIIGTYAQASQAQLDMAFEAAESAQKIWAKTGLEARQTALMNIGNELMARSTELGTLLSREEGKPLAEGKGEVYRAGQFFTYYAAETLRQMGDTADSVRPNIEIDVRREPVGVVAIISPWNFPTATAVWKIAPALAFGNAVIWKPANLVPASAVALAEIIARQDLPKGLFNLVMGPGSSIGQALVESTAINAISFTGSVDVGKQIATSAIGNLTKVQMEMGSKNALAVMEDGDLDLAVTCALGGAFGGTGQKCTASSRLIVHEKIHDEFVEKLSKATSSMVVDHALKDGTQLGPVVSETQLNENMAYIDLAKSEGGEILCGGERVTRETEGYYMTPALVANTSNDWRINREEMFAPIACVIKAGTYDEALNLVNDTNFGLTSGIITKSLARATHFRRNARTGCVMVNLATAGTDYHVPFGGRGDSSYGPREQGGYAEEFYTTVKTSYIASGTPE, from the coding sequence ATGGCGTTACAGAAAAATTTCATTGCGGGCGAATGGCTTGAGGGCGACAGTGCCATCGAAAACCGTAATCCGTCTGACCTGGGCGATATTATCGGCACATATGCCCAGGCTAGTCAGGCACAGTTGGATATGGCTTTTGAAGCGGCTGAATCCGCCCAGAAAATCTGGGCGAAAACTGGCCTTGAAGCCCGGCAAACAGCCCTGATGAATATTGGCAATGAACTGATGGCGCGAAGCACTGAGCTTGGCACTCTATTGAGCCGAGAAGAAGGAAAGCCATTAGCCGAAGGCAAAGGCGAAGTTTACCGTGCCGGACAGTTCTTTACCTATTACGCCGCAGAAACATTACGGCAAATGGGTGATACAGCCGACTCTGTGCGCCCCAATATTGAAATTGATGTTCGGCGTGAACCCGTGGGCGTTGTAGCCATCATCAGCCCATGGAATTTTCCGACAGCCACGGCCGTCTGGAAAATTGCACCTGCACTGGCATTCGGCAATGCCGTTATCTGGAAGCCAGCTAATCTGGTGCCAGCTTCGGCGGTTGCCCTTGCCGAGATCATCGCACGTCAGGACTTACCAAAAGGTCTGTTCAATCTGGTGATGGGACCAGGCAGTAGCATTGGTCAGGCACTTGTCGAAAGCACGGCGATTAACGCCATCAGCTTTACCGGTTCGGTTGATGTTGGCAAGCAGATCGCCACGTCGGCAATTGGCAACCTGACCAAAGTTCAAATGGAAATGGGATCAAAAAACGCATTGGCTGTCATGGAAGATGGTGATCTTGATCTGGCTGTCACCTGTGCGCTTGGCGGGGCTTTTGGCGGCACTGGCCAGAAATGCACCGCCTCCTCCCGCCTCATAGTGCATGAAAAAATTCACGATGAATTTGTCGAGAAACTATCAAAGGCGACCTCGTCGATGGTTGTGGATCATGCGCTTAAAGACGGCACCCAGTTGGGGCCAGTGGTCAGTGAAACGCAGTTAAACGAAAATATGGCTTATATTGATCTAGCAAAAAGCGAGGGCGGTGAAATTCTATGTGGCGGCGAACGCGTAACGCGCGAGACCGAGGGCTATTACATGACCCCGGCCTTGGTAGCCAATACCAGCAATGACTGGCGTATCAATCGCGAAGAAATGTTTGCACCCATAGCTTGTGTTATCAAAGCGGGTACATATGACGAAGCTCTGAACCTTGTAAATGATACGAATTTTGGTCTGACCTCGGGGATCATCACAAAGTCACTTGCACGCGCAACACATTTTCGTCGTAACGCCCGCACTGGATGCGTTATGGTCAATCTAGCCACAGCCGGTACCGATTATCATGTTCCCTTTGGCGGGCGGGGCGACAGCTCATACGGTCCAAGGGAACAGGGTGGTTACGCCGAAGAATTCTACACCACTGTCAAAACATCCTATATTGCATCAGGAACGCCGGAATAA
- a CDS encoding membrane dipeptidase has protein sequence MHRIDNLQYANWSEKIFRQMREGNVDAVHVTIAYHETFREMVANVEKWNLWFERFPELIFHGKTGDDVRRAKAENRTAIFFGFQNPSPIEDDIGLVEICHTLGARFMQLTYNNQSLLATGCYEDEDTGITRMGRQVIKEMNRVGLVVDMSHSAERSTLDAIDVSERPIAITHANPDFWHPAKRNKSDDVLRALGASGGMLGFSLYPHHLKDKSNCTLASFCEMIARTADLMGIDNIGLGSDLCQDQPDSVVEWMRVGRWTKEIDYGEGSASNAGFPPMPEWFEDNRHFGNIEAGLMAHGFSATETAAIMGENWLRFYDNNFGASDV, from the coding sequence ATGCATCGCATCGATAATCTACAATATGCCAACTGGTCTGAAAAAATATTCCGCCAAATGCGTGAAGGCAATGTCGATGCTGTTCATGTGACGATTGCCTATCACGAAACCTTTCGTGAGATGGTCGCCAATGTCGAAAAGTGGAATCTATGGTTTGAACGCTTTCCAGAGCTTATTTTCCATGGCAAGACAGGGGACGATGTCCGCCGTGCAAAAGCCGAAAACCGTACCGCTATCTTTTTCGGCTTTCAAAATCCCTCACCTATCGAAGACGATATTGGGCTGGTGGAAATATGCCACACACTTGGCGCACGATTTATGCAGCTTACCTATAACAATCAATCCCTGCTGGCTACCGGCTGTTATGAAGATGAAGATACCGGCATCACACGGATGGGACGTCAGGTTATCAAAGAGATGAATCGCGTTGGGCTGGTGGTTGATATGAGCCATTCTGCCGAACGATCAACGCTTGATGCTATAGATGTGTCCGAACGCCCTATAGCCATAACTCATGCTAATCCTGATTTCTGGCATCCAGCCAAACGAAACAAGTCTGACGATGTGTTAAGAGCACTAGGTGCGTCCGGCGGCATGCTTGGGTTTTCGCTGTATCCACATCATCTGAAAGATAAATCCAACTGCACGCTTGCTAGCTTTTGCGAGATGATTGCGCGAACAGCCGATTTGATGGGTATAGATAATATCGGTCTTGGCTCGGATTTATGCCAGGATCAGCCAGACTCTGTAGTTGAATGGATGCGCGTTGGCCGTTGGACAAAAGAAATCGATTATGGCGAAGGATCAGCCTCAAATGCAGGCTTTCCCCCTATGCCAGAGTGGTTTGAAGATAATCGCCATTTTGGTAATATTGAAGCGGGCTTGATGGCTCATGGCTTTTCGGCGACAGAAACCGCCGCTATCATGGGAGAGAACTGGTTGCGGTTTTACGATAACAATTTTGGTGCATCAGACGTTTAA
- a CDS encoding DUF3726 domain-containing protein: MSDASWSLSETGALALKAARGAGMSWGLAEESSHAVIWLAHRSAPGIASLCRHLTWYKADYVNKAEQCPIAIGAAISDGAIALPCDLGIIREPLLLVPFISASARHNEWTLHIDELTIDISASGFSSDIINTALLIEKADCRISPGTLSAETIAKHKAKATIGRIPATASACIKTFEAFAHHTYAPPTEQSRLAGAGSGLSDND, from the coding sequence ATGTCTGATGCCAGCTGGTCTCTTAGCGAAACTGGTGCACTTGCCCTGAAAGCCGCAAGAGGCGCTGGCATGTCATGGGGGCTTGCCGAAGAATCCAGTCATGCCGTGATATGGTTGGCTCATCGCAGTGCCCCGGGCATTGCTTCATTATGCCGGCACCTCACCTGGTACAAGGCAGATTATGTAAACAAGGCAGAACAATGTCCCATTGCTATTGGGGCGGCTATCTCTGATGGTGCCATAGCTCTGCCTTGCGACCTTGGCATCATTCGTGAACCCTTACTTCTTGTGCCTTTTATATCCGCCAGCGCACGCCATAATGAATGGACGTTGCATATAGACGAACTGACAATCGATATTAGCGCCAGCGGCTTTTCCAGTGATATCATCAATACGGCACTGTTAATTGAAAAGGCCGATTGCCGCATTAGCCCCGGCACGCTTTCGGCCGAAACCATTGCAAAACATAAGGCAAAGGCAACAATCGGTCGCATTCCTGCCACGGCATCGGCCTGTATCAAAACATTTGAAGCCTTTGCCCATCATACATATGCGCCACCTACTGAGCAGTCACGCCTTGCGGGAGCAGGTTCAGGTCTTAGTGACAACGATTAA